One part of the Rutidosis leptorrhynchoides isolate AG116_Rl617_1_P2 chromosome 1, CSIRO_AGI_Rlap_v1, whole genome shotgun sequence genome encodes these proteins:
- the LOC139863153 gene encoding stress-response A/B barrel domain-containing protein UP3 has translation MQFHALNFSCCCNSHLNNAVPFKTLVSHNNPPFGTGVIFRSTWKTSLDLKQLNRGGAINSSSEEQNSGITAEATRKVVEHICLLKAKPDLSDKDEKDMLDFLYTCQYQMRGILAISLGRISYENVDGYTHAVFMRFQNKEDLSKFYEHPFYLGVLKDHVTPYCHEFGYFDYESEIQDDILSIFRKGEEFNFGVEYIFLISLKESSLGDVADDALTSLAELTMQFPSLIVQATKGSTFNPGSKDYTHAVVIRFRSSEAFDIFMGTSEYKDVWRSKFQPIIEKKLSISFSVDPVGNELM, from the exons ATGCAATTTCACGCACTTAATTTTAGCTGTTGCTGCAATTCTCATCTCAACAATGCTGTTCCGTTCAAAACCCTAGTTTCTCACAACAATCCCCCTTTTG GTACTGGAGTTATTTTCCGGTCTACCTGGAAGACTTCTTTGGATTTGAAACAGTTGAATCGAGGAG GTGCCATAAACTCGTCTTCTGAGGAGCAAAACTCGGGCATCACTGCAGAGGCAACAAG AAAAGTTGTAGAACACATATGTTTGCTTAAAGCAAAACCGGATTTATCTGATAAGGATGAAAAAGATATGTTGGATTTTCTTTATACATGCCAATATCAAATGCGTGGGATTCTTgcaatctcattag GACGCATCTCATATGAAAATGTGGACGGTTATACACATGCCGTCTTCATGCGTTTTCAGAATAAAGAAGACTTATCGAAGTTCTACGAGCATCCATTCTACTTGGGAGTCTTAAAGGACCATGTAACGCCTTACTGTCAT GAATTCGGTTATTTTGATTATGAATCTGAAATACAAGATGACATTCTTTCCATTTTTCGGAAAGGAGAG GAGTTTAACTTTGGTGTGGAATACATATTTCTTATCTCTTTAAAAGAAAGCTCGTTGGGTGACGTGGCAGATGATGCACTAACATCTTTAGCAGAACTTACGATGCAATTTCCATCTTTAATCGTTCAGGCTACTAAAG GGTCAACTTTCAATCCTGGCAGCAAAGACTACACTCATGCTGTAGTGATTCGATTTCGATCAT CTGAAGCATTCGATATTTTCATGGGAACTTCCGAATATAAAGAT GTTTGGAGGTCAAAGTTTCAGCCCATAATTGAAAAGAAACTGTCCATTAGCTTTTCGGTTGACCCAGTTGGAAATGAGTTGATGTAG
- the LOC139863162 gene encoding (+)-neomenthol dehydrogenase-like, with amino-acid sequence MDEQKGLQSLDKLKTLGFSDNVVVHQLDVKNSASIASFADFINTKFGKLDILVNNAGVNGIIVDERNLSLHDQEVTGVQALMTKQIMLQTYETAKDCIETNYFGTKHVTEALLPFLKSSPSPWIVNLTTGVSKLENIKDEKARKMLSDVDRLTEDVLDEVVTGFLRDAKDDLLEKKGWNEPFSAYILSKTVVNAYTRVLAKKYPSFRINSVNPGFTKTDMTYYQGIYTPEEAAVGPVKLALLPDDGPTGRFFFQTEETTF; translated from the exons ATGGATGAACAAAAAGGTCTCCAATCTCTTGACAAACTCAAGACTTTAGGGTTTTCAGATAATGTCGTCGTTCATCAGCTTGATGTCAAGAATTCTGCTAGTATCGCATCATTTGCAGATTTCATCAATACCAAGTTCGGAAAACTTGATATATTG GTGAACAATGCAGGAGTAAATGGAATAATCGTCGATGAGAGAAACTTAAGCCTGCATGATCAGGAGGTTACGGGAGTTCAAGCACTTATGACAAAACAAATCATGTTGCAAACATACGAAACAGCAAAAGACTGCATCGAAACTAATTATTTCGGAACCAAACATGTCACCGAAGCTTTGTTACCATTTCTTAAGTCTTCCCCTTCACCTTGGATTGTGAATCTAACAACTGGAGTATCAAAACTCGAG AATATTAAAGATGAAAAAGCTAGGAAGATGCTTAGCGACGTTGATAGACTAACGGAGGATGTTTTAGATGAAGTTGTGACGGGATTTTTACGTGATGCTAAAGATGATTTGTTGGAGAAGAAGGGGTGGAATGAGCCATTTTCGGCTTATATTCTTTCGAAAACTGTTGTTAATGCATACACTCGGGTTCTGGCTAAAAAGTATCCATCTTTTCGTATAAATTCAGTTAATCCTGGTTTTACGAAAACAGATATGACATATTATCAAGGGATCTACACACCCGAAGAAGCTGCCGTGGGTCCGGTTAAGCTAGCTTTGCTCCCTGATGATGGTCCTACGGGTCGTTTCTTCTTTCAAACGGAAGAAACGACCTTTTGA
- the LOC139887304 gene encoding (+)-neomenthol dehydrogenase-like — protein MNRFTYKREQTCNSHDKSELRYDSAGKTSITMNCHHRHHLLTYLDLTENLGFGGGYIGNEDSEISVRQRNIKGLNCPRTQCTSAVVTGGNKGIGLEICRQLASPAHDVLVVLTARDEQKGLQAVNELKTSGLVTNVIFRQLDVTNPASITSFTNFIASQFGKLDILVNSAGINGIVVDEESLSEDKEFKTFMAKQVMLQTYETAKDCIQTNYYGTKHVTKALIPFLGLSACPRIVNISSGLGRLENIKDEMASQMLGDVNRLTEEIVDEVVTGFLQNVKDGSLEEKGWNAPLSAYMVSKAAINAYTRILANKYPSFRINAVNPGFTKTDMTRHKGIYTAEEGAKGAVRLALIPNDGPSGLFFFQMEDISF, from the exons ATGAACCGATTCACATACAAGCGTGAACAAACATGTAATTCGCACGACAAAAGTGAACTACGATATGATAGTGCCGGAAAAACTTCAATAACTATGAACTGTCATCACCGCCATCATCTTCTAACATATTTAGATTTGACTGAAAATTTAGGTTTTGGTGGTGGATATATTGGAAATGAGGATAGTGAGATATCAGTGAGACAAAGAAATATAAAAGGACTAAATTGCCCTCGTACACAATGCACGTCAG CCGTTGTTACGGGAGGAAACAAAGGTATTGGTTTGGAGATATGCAGACAACTCGCTTCACCGGCTCATGATGTTCTTGTTGTACTAACCGCGAGAGATGAACAAAAGGGTCTGCAAGCTGTAAACGAACTTAAAACTTCAGGTTTGGTCACAAATGTCATTTTTCGACAGCTTGATGTTACAAATCCGGCTAGTATCACATCATTCACAAACTTCATTGCTAGTCAATTCGGAAAGCTAGATATTTTG GTGAACAGCGCGGGTATCAATGGAATCGTTGTAGATGAGGAGTCACTTAGCGAG GATAAGGAATTTAAGACATTCATGGCAAAACAAGTTATGCTGCAAACATACGAAACAGCCAAAGACTGCATTCAAACAAATTATTACGGAACTAAACATGTTACCAAAGCTCTTATACCATTTCTCGGCTTATCTGCTTGTCCAAGGATCGTTAATATTTCATCTGGATTAGGAAGACTTGAG AATATAAAAGATGAGATGGCAAGTCAAATGCTTGGTGACGTAAATAGACTCACCGAGGAGATTGTGGATGAAGTTGTGACCGGATTTCTACAAAATGTGAAAGACGGTTCGTTGGAAGAAAAGGGATGGAATGCGCCATTATCGGCTTATATGGTTTCCAAAGCTGCTATAAATGCGTACACTCGCATTCTCGCAAACAAGTATCCATCGTTCCGTATAAATGCAGTTAATCCTGGTTTTACGAAGACTGATATGACACGTCATAAAGGGATATATACAGCTGAAGAAGGTGCTAAAGGCGCAGTTAGGCTTGCTTTGATCCCCAATGATGGTCCTTCTGGTCTTTTCTTTTTTCAAATGGAAGATATATCATTTTAA